Genomic segment of Verrucomicrobiota bacterium:
TTTCCGGTCTTGGAAGTGTTGAGCGGGTCTCCGTTGGATTTAATCCTAGATTGGGTAAATCTTTCACCATTATCCATTCAGATAATCCCTTATACCACACCAGAGCGTACGGTTTTAGTGATTTTTCGCTAATGAACGTGGTGATTTGCTCTAACGAAAACGGTCCCTCTTGTTCTTTTCCAACACGAATGATGTAGATGTCCATATGCGTTAGGAAAATATTGTTTCACGATGTATCCTTATTCTATGCTTCTTGCGAGTAAAATATTCCGATGAAGAATATTTTTCAGGCCTTCGTGCCCTACAAGGGGTTTAGTGAAGAGAACGCGGCAGGCCAAACATAAGAACCTAGTAGGTGATCGTGTTAGACAGGCCCGACTTGCACTTCACCCGCGAGTTTCGCAGGATGACTTATCGGGCAGGCTGGCGAGTCTAGGAATCCAGATTACCCAAACCGGAATTTCCAAGCTGGAGAGCCGAAGCCGATACGTGATGGATTATGAAGTCGTGGCACTAGCCAAAGCCTTGAAGGTCTCCGTGGTCAGTCTGTATGGATTGGAGAAGTCGCCACTAAGATAGCTCTTGGGATGCTGGGCTAGAATCCAACGGCTAAAAGATTTTTTGATTGGTTCTAAAATCATTCGCCCCGTGCCGGCGACCCTTGGGAGTCGGTGCGGGCTTGAGAGAGATATCTAGTTGGCAATGGCAGTTGGCAATTGAGATTTCTATAGAGAAACATAGGCCCTCAAACACTGATTATAAGAGCTGAAAATCTCATCTCTGAAGAACAGAAAAAACCTCTGCAGGCCCTTAAAATCAGGCTTGAAAGGTGGTGCGCGGTGGCAGGTTTGAACTGCCGACCCCTACAGTGTCAGTGTAGTGCTCTACCGCTGAGCTAACCGCGCAAATCTTGGCGAAAGGACGCCATGAGTGGGTGGAAGAGGTTAATTCCTTGGGCGCCGGAGGCAACTCTTTTTCGTCGTTTAACCTTTGGTCCGAATCCCTTATCTCTCGGTCATGTCGACGCATCGTTTTTATCTCCCGCCAGCACGTTGGGCAGAGGAGGTCCCTGAGCTGGATCCTGCCGACTCTCATCACTGCGCCGATGTCCTGAGGTCTGAAACCGGCGATACGGTGGTGGTCTTCGATGGTCTGGGAAGGGTCGCCGAGGCGGAACTGCTCGCGGTGCATCGCAAACATTGCTTACTGCGGATAGGGCAGTCTCATACCAGCTCTCCGCTCCGGTGCACGATCACACTGGTCCAAGCCATCCCCAAGGGTAAAAACATGGATCTCGTCATCCAGAAGGCCGTGGAGTTGGGTGCGGCGTCCGTGATCCCGCTCCTTTCAGAGAGAACGGTGGTACGTCTGGAGGATGCTGCTGATGCCGCACGTAAGCAGGAGCGCTGGCAGTCGATCGCGGTCGAGGCCTGCAAGCAGTGTGGTCAGAACCGGATGCCCCGGATCGGTCTGCCCGTGACGAGCAAAGAGTTCTTCGCGGATCTTCCTCCTGCAGATCTTCTACTTATCGCCTCGCTGGAACCGGATGCCCGTCCCGTGAAGGAGGTGCTCGCCGCCTATTCGGCTGCCAAGGGATCTCCACCATCAAGCATCCTGGTCATGGTGGGTCCAGAAGGGGACTTCACGCCTGGCGAGTTAGCTTTGGCAAAGGCTGCGGGGGCGGCTCCGATCACTCTTGGCCCGATAATCCTGCGCACGGAGACTGCCGCCCTCTATTGCCTGAGCGTGCTTGGGCATGAGCTATTCTAGGAGTTTAGGCTGTAGTGGTTTGAAGCCCTCGACTCTCGACCTTCGTCGCTCGACGGATTAGACTTTTACGCCCATGTCCGATGCACACCTTTCCGACACGCAGAATCTGCCCGATGACCGGCAGATCCCGATCGACCGAGTAGGGGTCAAAGACCTGCGCTATCCGATCCGGGTCCGTGACAAGAGCCACACGGAGCAGGGGACAATCGCCACGGTCCAGCTGACAGTCGATCTGCCCCATCATTTCAAGGGGACTCACATGAGCCGTTTCGTGGAGGCATTGAATTCTCACGGACCGGTTCTCCATGTCCGCAATATCCGTGATATTCTGGTGCAACTCTCAGAGCGTTTGGAGAGCGATCAGGCCCATGTTGCCTTCGAGTTCCCTTATTTCATCGAGAAGCCGGCCCCAGTCACGGGTGCGGTCGGCTTGATCGATTACACGGTTCGATTCAGCGCGACGCTTGTGGGGGGGCCCAAGGGGAAGGTCGATTTTGTGGTCACGGTGGTCGTGCCAGTCACCACGCTTTGTCCGTGCTCGAAGGCGATCAGTGATTCCGGAGCCCATAATCAGCGCGGCCATGTGACCTACTCCGTCCGCTGTGCCAAGCCGATGTGGATCGAGGAGATGATCCGTCTGGTCGAGGACTCTGCCAGTTCCGAGCTCTACAGCCTGCTGAAGCGTCCCGATGAGAAGTTCGTCACGGAACGGGCCTACGCGAATCCCGTCTTCGTCGAGGATCTGGTGCGCAATGTTGCCGGTCGCTCGGAGCAGGATCCCAATATCCTCTGGTACCGGGTGGAGGCGGAGAATTTCGAGTCGATTCACAATCACAACGCCTATGCGCTGGTCGAGCGCAAGAGCTCCCGCGATGGGTTAAGCTAGAGCGAAACAAAATAATTTCCCTAGCTTATGGAACGCATCGCCCTGCTTACCTCAACACTCTTCTACCTCTTCAGCTTTGGCCACACGCTCTATGCGCTTGGGGCCGGGCGCTTCCAGCCGGGAAGGTTTAATTTCATCGCCATGGCGCTGGGGGCGTTGACTCAGGGATGGTATCTCTCCCTACGCGGTGCTGCGGAGCATGCCTGCCCGATCGGGAACCTCTCAGAGACATTGATCTTCCTCTCTTGGTCGATCTCCCTGATCTATTTGGTGATTGGAGCGACCTATAGGCTTTCCCTGATGGGGGCGTTCACCGCCCCGCTTGTTCTGCTTCTCCAGATTGTGGCGCTCCTGCTTCCGAACGAGGTTCATGTCGGTTTCTTCCGTCCCAACCCGTGGGTGGAAACCCATGCCGCCCTTTCGCTCGTCGCCTTCGGGGCCTTTGGCCTGGCTGCTGTCGCGGGACTGATGTTCCTAGTGCAGGAGGGACAGCTAAAGTCCCGCCGCCCCGAGCCGATCTTCCATCATCTTCCCCCCATCAATATTCTCTCCGAGGCGACGCTTCGCCTGCTCTGGGTTGGTTTCCTGCTTCTCTCCCTGAGTTTTGCCTCGGGTCTCTTGGCTCATCTTGCAGTCGCGGGCGGGAAGTTCTTTTTTTCGATCTTCATCTGGCTTTTCTACGCCGCCATCCTGTTCGGTGCTAACTCCGGCGTTCTCTCCGGAAGGCGCTTTGCATGGGCCTCCTCTGTGGCATTCCTTTTGGCCCTCATTCTGCTTCCCGTGATCGAGCATCTCTCTAGTCGTTCTTAGGTTCCAAGAAAGCTCCGCATGAATATCCTCTGCGCAGGCCTCAACCACCGCACCGCGCATCTCGACGTGCGGGAGCGGTTTGCCGTGCGCGAGTCGGAGATGGAAGAAATGCTCGGCAGATTGCGCGACATCGATGGCGTCTCCGGCGCCGTCATGCTCTCCACCTGCAACCGGGTCGAGCTCTATGCTTCAAGCCTCTGTCCCATGAGGGCCCTGGAGGGATTCCGATCCATCCTTGCCGAGCGCGCGGGTTTGGAAGCCCCCCTCTATTATCACGCCACGCCCCAAGCGGTGAGGCATCTCTTCCGGGTGGCTAGCGGTCTCGACTCGATGGTAATCGGCGAGACGGAGATCCTCGGTCAGGTCAAGAAGGCCTACTCTGTGGCTGCGGATGCCGGAGCGGCGACACGTCCCCTTCACAAACTCTTCCAGCACGCCTTCCGTGTCGCCAAGTCGGTCCGGACTGAGACCCAGATCACCAGCGGTCCGACCTCGATTGGGTCCGTGGCGGTGGAGCTTGCAGGCAAGATTTTCGGATCTCTGGAGGACCGCCGCGTTATGATCCTGGGAGCCGGTGAGATCAGCGAGCGTACGGCCCGAAGCCTTCAGTCCCGCGGAGTGCGCAGCGTCATCGTCTCCAACCGCACCTACGAGCGTGCAGCTCAGCTTGCGGCTGAGATCGGTGGCATGGCGCTGCATTTCGACCATTGGGAAAAATCCTTCGCCGATATCGACATCCTGATCAGTTCCACCAATGCCCCCCATGCAATCCTGACCCCGGAAAAGCTCGCGCCCCTAATGAAGCTGCGCCGCGGTGCACCGCTCTTCGTGATCGATCTGGCCGTGCCGCGCGACGCCGATCCCGCAATCAACGAGATGGAAGGGGTTTTTCTCTACGACATCGACAGCTTGGAGCAGATCGCCGCCCAGTCTCTCGACATTCGCCGCCAGGAAGTCGTCCGATGCGAATCACTCATCGAGCAGCATGTCGGAGGCTTTATCAGCTGGATGAGGAGCATCCATGCACCTGAGTCCCATGCTTTCAGCAGGGCGGTGTGACGGTATGAATCCCCCATCAGAATCAGACTTGAAGCCCCTGATCCTCGGAACACGGGGAAGCGATCTGGCTTTAGCCCAGAGCAGGTTGGTTCGTGCAGCTCTAGAAAAAGCCCATCCGGGTCTTTCCGTTCAGCTCAAGACTATCACCACCACCGGCGATGCTCGGACTGCAATGCCTCTCCACGAGCCGACCGCCGAGGGTGCGGGACTCTTCACTAAGCAACTCGAGGAGGCGTTGCTCCGTGGGGAGATCGATCTTGCCGTCCACAGTCTGAAGGATCTTCCGGTCCAGACGCCTGCCGGACTGACGCTTGCCGCCATTCTGCCCCGGGCCCCCGTTGATGATCTGCTGGTGTCCCGTCATCCTGGTGGTCTTGCGGGACTTCCCCCGGGATCAACAGTCGGCTCAAGCAGTCCCCGCCGGGCCTTGCTCCTGAAGGCACGTCGTCCTGATCTCAATCTCATTCCGATCCGTGGCAATGTCCCCACCCGTCTGGCTAAGGTGGCTGCCGGGTCTCCCTTCGATGCCACCATCCTGGCCGCGGCCGGACTTGGCCGTCTCGGGCACGATCTCTCCCTTGGTATTCTGGAGATCGAGGGGTTGACGTTGTGGCTGGAGTCCCTGGAATGGATGCTCCCGGCCCCAGGCCAGGGGGCTATCGCTGTGGAGTGCAGGGTTGGTGATGCTGCGGAAGCTTTGCTTTCGGTGCTGAATCATGGGCCCACGTCCCGGTGCGTCGAGGCTGAGCGCCTTGTGCTCAGGCATCTCGGGGGAGGATGTCATCTGGCGCTTGGGGCTCTCGCGACGGAGACTGCGGAGGGCATCGCCTTGAATGCGGTCTTTATCCCGCATCCCAATTCCGACGCTGCCCCTCTCACAGCCAGCGCTATAGCCCCAAGTCCCGCCGACGTTGCAAGAATTGTCGCCGATCAACTTCTCTCATCATGAAAACACCTTCTGAAAAATCCTCCAAGAAACCCTCCGCGGCCGCAGAACCTATCGAGGGAATCTGCCATCTGGTTGGTGCCGGCCCCGGCGATCCGGGACTGCTGACACTACGAGGACGCGAGTGCCTGGAGCGTGCCGACGTGGTGATCTACGACTACCTGAGCAATGCGGAGTTTCTCCGTTTTGCCCCCGCCTCCGCCGAAAAGATCTATGCAGGCAAGACAGCCGGACAACATGCGCTGAAGCAGGAGGAGACCAATGCGCTGCTGGTTAAGTTCACCCGTGAGGGAAAGCGGGTGGTGCGCCTCAAGGGCGGTGATCCCTTTCTCTTTGGCCGTGGAGGAGAGGAGGCTGCAGAACTCGCCGCAGCCGGACTTCGCTTCGAGATCGTTCCAGGGGTCACCTCCGCAATCGGGGGTTTGGCCTATGCCGGCATTCCCGTCACCCACCGCGCCAGCAATGCCGTGCTCACGATCTTCACCGGCCATGAGGAGCCGGACAAAAAGACCTCCGGTATCGACTACAAGGCGATCGCTTCGGCGCCCGGCACGAAGGTGATGCTGATGGGTGTGGAGCGCCTGGCCGCCATCACAGGGCAGCTTACGCAGGCGGGAATGTCCACGGAGACCCCTGTGGCTCTTGTACGCTGGGCGACGACAGGCCGTCATCAGACCTTAGTCGGGACACTGGGCACAATCGCCGGACTGGCTGAGGAGAAACAGTTCAAAGCCCCCGCCGTGGCGGTTTTCGGCGATGTCGTGAATCTCCGGGAGACGCTGAACTGGTTCGAGACACGCCCTCTCTTTGGTCGACGCATCGCAGTGACGCGCACGCGTCAGCAGGCGGGTGACTTGCTTGCCTCACTCCGGGAACTCGGCGCCGATGCCTATGAGCTTCCGACCATCCGGATCGAGCCTCCCGCCGACAAGACCGCCTTCATCGAAGCGATGCTCGATGTTCGCACCTACGACTGGATCGTCTTTACAAGCCCGAACGGGGTGGAGGCATTTTTCACGGCCTTCTTCGCCGCCCATGAGGATGCCCGCGACCTCGGCGGGGCGCGCATCGCCGTGATCGGCAACGGCACCGCCAAAAAAGTGCGCGAGTACCACTATGCGGTGGATCTGATCCCGGAGGAATTTGTGGCCGAGTCGTTGCTGAAATCCTTCAAGGAGCTCAACGTCGAAAACCTCAAGATGCTGCTCCCTCGTGCCGCCGGAGCCCGTGAGATGCTGGCAATCCAGCTTGAGGAGCTCGGAGCCATCGTGGATGACGTGCCCGTTTACCAGACCGTTCCCGAAACGGAGGATGTCTCCGGAGGGATCCGCCGCTTCCGGGAGGAGGGGGCGGATATGATCACCTTCACCAGTGCTTCAACGGCAGATCACTTCATGGCACTCGGACTTTCTCTGCCCGTGGGACTCAAGACCGCCAGCATCGGGCCTGTCACGTCGTCGGAAATGAAAAAACTCGGACTTCCGATCGATTTGGAAGCAACCCAGCACGATATTCCCGGGTTGGTGGCTGCAATCCGGGGTTTTTATAACCCAAGCCTCTGATCGCCCGAATTCGACCTCTTCAGCATTTTGGTGGCGTGATGCCCGATCCGGCCTTAAAAGAGACATAGAGACACAAACCCATGCAAATCCACATCAGTCCACGCCATATCCAACTCACTGCAGCCATCCATGCCCATGTGGCCGCGAAGGTTGCTCATCTTGAGGAATACACCGACAGCATCCTTGCCACGCACGTGGTGCTTCTTTTCGACGAGCACCGCTCCAAGAAAAAAGATTTCTTGGTCAAGATCCATGTGGCTCTCCCCGGTCCCGACCTTCATGCAGAGGATGCCGAGGATGATCTTTATTCTGCGATCGATCTGACTGTCAAAAAGCTTGTCCAGCAGCTGCGCAAGAGGAAGACCAAGGTGAAGGAGAAGGCAAAGCACAAGGTCAAAGTCGCCAAGGAGATCGAGCGCCACGGCTACCGCCGCTAGCGTCCGCCTCGGTGATGGAGTCGGAATACAAAGTCCAGCTGGAGGCCTTCGAGGGCCCCCTCGACCTGCTGCTCTACCTCGTCAAGAAGGACGAGGTGGACATTTATGATATTTCGATCGAGCGGATTACGACCCAGTATCTGGAGTATCTCGAGACGTTCGAGGTTCTGCATATCGAGGTGGCCGGCGAGTTCTTGGTCATGGCGGCTAACCTGCTTTACATCAAGAGTCGGACTTTGCTTCCCAAGGATCAGCAGCTCCCCGAAGAGGAGGCCGAAGAGGATGATCCGCGCTGGGAGCTCATCCGCCAACTCATTGAATACCGGAAGTTCAAGGAAGCGGCGGCCCATCTCCGTGACCAAGAAGATCTTCAGGCGGCTCTATTTCCCCGCGCGGTCTCGCTCGATCCTGCCCATGCCCCCCTTCTCGATGACAATCTGCTGATCGGCGATATCGGCATCTTCGACCTCATCAATGCTTTCCAGCGGGCGCTCAAACGCCTTCCTGTTGAGGAAAAGCAGGGAGAGATCTACGAGGAAACTTTCACGGTCACGGATCGGATCAACCACCTGATGGGCCTTGTCGATCGCGGCGTCTCGATGCGCTTTGAGGAGCTTTTTGGGCAAGCCTCCACGCGTTCCGAACTGGTCGTTACATTCCTTGCCATCCTTGAACTGATCCGGATGAAACAATTCCGCGTGCGTCAGGAGGAACAATTCGGTGAAATCTGGCTGGATCGCACCCTCTCGGACGAGGAGGAGATCATCCCTGCAGAACCTCTGATCGAACATTCCCATGAGT
This window contains:
- the raiA gene encoding ribosome-associated translation inhibitor RaiA is translated as MQIHISPRHIQLTAAIHAHVAAKVAHLEEYTDSILATHVVLLFDEHRSKKKDFLVKIHVALPGPDLHAEDAEDDLYSAIDLTVKKLVQQLRKRKTKVKEKAKHKVKVAKEIERHGYRR
- the cobA gene encoding uroporphyrinogen-III C-methyltransferase yields the protein MKTPSEKSSKKPSAAAEPIEGICHLVGAGPGDPGLLTLRGRECLERADVVIYDYLSNAEFLRFAPASAEKIYAGKTAGQHALKQEETNALLVKFTREGKRVVRLKGGDPFLFGRGGEEAAELAAAGLRFEIVPGVTSAIGGLAYAGIPVTHRASNAVLTIFTGHEEPDKKTSGIDYKAIASAPGTKVMLMGVERLAAITGQLTQAGMSTETPVALVRWATTGRHQTLVGTLGTIAGLAEEKQFKAPAVAVFGDVVNLRETLNWFETRPLFGRRIAVTRTRQQAGDLLASLRELGADAYELPTIRIEPPADKTAFIEAMLDVRTYDWIVFTSPNGVEAFFTAFFAAHEDARDLGGARIAVIGNGTAKKVREYHYAVDLIPEEFVAESLLKSFKELNVENLKMLLPRAAGAREMLAIQLEELGAIVDDVPVYQTVPETEDVSGGIRRFREEGADMITFTSASTADHFMALGLSLPVGLKTASIGPVTSSEMKKLGLPIDLEATQHDIPGLVAAIRGFYNPSL
- the hemA gene encoding glutamyl-tRNA reductase — translated: MNILCAGLNHRTAHLDVRERFAVRESEMEEMLGRLRDIDGVSGAVMLSTCNRVELYASSLCPMRALEGFRSILAERAGLEAPLYYHATPQAVRHLFRVASGLDSMVIGETEILGQVKKAYSVAADAGAATRPLHKLFQHAFRVAKSVRTETQITSGPTSIGSVAVELAGKIFGSLEDRRVMILGAGEISERTARSLQSRGVRSVIVSNRTYERAAQLAAEIGGMALHFDHWEKSFADIDILISSTNAPHAILTPEKLAPLMKLRRGAPLFVIDLAVPRDADPAINEMEGVFLYDIDSLEQIAAQSLDIRRQEVVRCESLIEQHVGGFISWMRSIHAPESHAFSRAV
- the hemC gene encoding hydroxymethylbilane synthase, with protein sequence MNPPSESDLKPLILGTRGSDLALAQSRLVRAALEKAHPGLSVQLKTITTTGDARTAMPLHEPTAEGAGLFTKQLEEALLRGEIDLAVHSLKDLPVQTPAGLTLAAILPRAPVDDLLVSRHPGGLAGLPPGSTVGSSSPRRALLLKARRPDLNLIPIRGNVPTRLAKVAAGSPFDATILAAAGLGRLGHDLSLGILEIEGLTLWLESLEWMLPAPGQGAIAVECRVGDAAEALLSVLNHGPTSRCVEAERLVLRHLGGGCHLALGALATETAEGIALNAVFIPHPNSDAAPLTASAIAPSPADVARIVADQLLSS
- the folE2 gene encoding GTP cyclohydrolase FolE2, which translates into the protein MSDAHLSDTQNLPDDRQIPIDRVGVKDLRYPIRVRDKSHTEQGTIATVQLTVDLPHHFKGTHMSRFVEALNSHGPVLHVRNIRDILVQLSERLESDQAHVAFEFPYFIEKPAPVTGAVGLIDYTVRFSATLVGGPKGKVDFVVTVVVPVTTLCPCSKAISDSGAHNQRGHVTYSVRCAKPMWIEEMIRLVEDSASSELYSLLKRPDEKFVTERAYANPVFVEDLVRNVAGRSEQDPNILWYRVEAENFESIHNHNAYALVERKSSRDGLS
- a CDS encoding 16S rRNA (uracil(1498)-N(3))-methyltransferase, which translates into the protein MSTHRFYLPPARWAEEVPELDPADSHHCADVLRSETGDTVVVFDGLGRVAEAELLAVHRKHCLLRIGQSHTSSPLRCTITLVQAIPKGKNMDLVIQKAVELGAASVIPLLSERTVVRLEDAADAARKQERWQSIAVEACKQCGQNRMPRIGLPVTSKEFFADLPPADLLLIASLEPDARPVKEVLAAYSAAKGSPPSSILVMVGPEGDFTPGELALAKAAGAAPITLGPIILRTETAALYCLSVLGHELF
- a CDS encoding segregation/condensation protein A, with translation MESEYKVQLEAFEGPLDLLLYLVKKDEVDIYDISIERITTQYLEYLETFEVLHIEVAGEFLVMAANLLYIKSRTLLPKDQQLPEEEAEEDDPRWELIRQLIEYRKFKEAAAHLRDQEDLQAALFPRAVSLDPAHAPLLDDNLLIGDIGIFDLINAFQRALKRLPVEEKQGEIYEETFTVTDRINHLMGLVDRGVSMRFEELFGQASTRSELVVTFLAILELIRMKQFRVRQEEQFGEIWLDRTLSDEEEIIPAEPLIEHSHE
- the ccsA gene encoding cytochrome c biogenesis protein CcsA; the encoded protein is MERIALLTSTLFYLFSFGHTLYALGAGRFQPGRFNFIAMALGALTQGWYLSLRGAAEHACPIGNLSETLIFLSWSISLIYLVIGATYRLSLMGAFTAPLVLLLQIVALLLPNEVHVGFFRPNPWVETHAALSLVAFGAFGLAAVAGLMFLVQEGQLKSRRPEPIFHHLPPINILSEATLRLLWVGFLLLSLSFASGLLAHLAVAGGKFFFSIFIWLFYAAILFGANSGVLSGRRFAWASSVAFLLALILLPVIEHLSSRS